The following coding sequences lie in one Carassius gibelio isolate Cgi1373 ecotype wild population from Czech Republic chromosome A17, carGib1.2-hapl.c, whole genome shotgun sequence genomic window:
- the LOC127933544 gene encoding kelch-like protein 10 produces the protein MENISPTAFNVFDEARLLGEHTDLIIRANDREFQVHKIILCGCSPYFRVLLSTNWTRTAEHFYDIPGMSRNIMSLIIQYAYTGSVLITEENVLELLVAADQFLVSGLVDACCQFLESRLRPENCVGIRMFTEDFHSCSKLCRKAKLYILQHFEEVLQVSEEFLELSLEQLEEIIEKDELIVKQEEVVFEAVLHWIDHAPESRRKHIAMLLPKVRMGLMTTDYFINNVKSNALVMENEACMPLIINAMKALFEFDMDLEEPTSSELIHQLTRPRLPSAILLAIGGWSGGNPNNVIEAYDANVDRWVNVTLEDESPRAYHGTAVLDEFVYCVGGYDSVEYFNSVRKLNFITQTWHEVAPMYERRCYVSVAVLEGFIYAIGGFDGHGRLKSAERYDPDTNQWTLTASMNERRSDASATSLHGRVYICGGFTGTDCLFSAECFNPETNQWTLVAPMRSRRSGVGVIAYGDLVYAVGGFDGASRLRSAETYNPQTNIWCDIASMYSPRSNFGIEVVDDQLFAVGGFNGFSTTSDVECYDEKTNEWSDANEMAIFRSALSCCVVSGLSNMAQYAAQRDAVQIQDESDTE, from the exons ATGGAGAACATCAGTCCCACAGCCTTTAATGTGTTTGATGAAGCACGTTTACTGGGCGAACACACAGACCTGATCATCAGAGCAAATGACAGAGAATTTCAAGTGCACAAGATCATCTTGTGCGGCTGCAGCCCGTATTTTAG GGTTCTTCTTTCCACTAACTGGACCAGAACCGCGGAACATTTCTATGATATTCCAGGAATGTCCCGAAACATCATGTCTCTTATTATTCAGTACGCGTACACAGGATCTGTCCTGATTACAGAGGAGAATGTGCTGGAGCTCTTGGTGGCGGCTGATCAGTTCTTAGTCTCAGGTCTTGTAGATGCCTGCTGTCAGTTCCTGGAGTCACGCTTACGTCCGGAAAACTGCGTTGGCATCCGCATGTTTACAGAGGATTTCCACTCCTGCTCAAAGCTCTGCCGTAAAGCAAAGCTCTACATCCTGCAGCACTTTGAGGAGGTTCTGCAAGTATCTGAGGAGTTCCTGGAGCTCTCACTGGAGCAGCTCGAGGAGATCATTGAGAAGGATGAGCTGATTGTCAAACAGGAGGAGGTGGTTTTTGAGGCCGTCCTCCACTGGATTGATCATGCACCTGAAAGCAGGAGGAAACACATCGCCATGCTTCTGCCAAAG GTTCGAATGGGATTAATGACAACAGACTACTTCATCAATAATGTAAAGAGCAATGCACTGGTGATGGAGAATGAGGCCTGCATGCCTCTTATCATCAATGCAATGAAGGCTTTATTTGAATTTGACATGGATTTAGAAGAGCCCACCAGCTCAGAGCTCATACATCAACTGACACGCCCACGTCTGCCCTCTGCGATCCTATTGGCCATCGGAGGATGGAGTGGTGGCAATCCCAACAATGTGATCGAGGCATATGATGCAAATGTAGACCGCTGGGTCAATGTGACTCTTGAGGATGAGAGTCCCAGAGCCTATCATGGCACAGCCGTCCTGGATGAGTTCGTCTACTGTGTTGGTGGTTATGACAGTGTGGAGTATTTCAACAGTGTGAGGAAGCTCAATTTCATCACTCAAACTTGGCATGAG GTGGCTCCCATGTATGAACGACGATGCTATGTTAGTGTTGCTGTTCTGGAAGGGTTCATTTATGCTATCGGTGGTTTTGATGGACATGGACGGCTCAAATCAGCAGAGCGCTATGATCCTGACACCAACCAGTGGACACTGACCGCATCCATGAACGAACGGAGGAGTGATGCCAGCGCCACATCACTGCACGGCAGG GTTTATATCTGTGGAGGTTTTACCGGGACAGACTGTCTCTTCTCTGCTGAATGCTTTAACCCCGAGACAAACCAGTGGACTCTCGTCGCTCCCATGAGAAGCCGTCGCAGTGGTGTTGGTGTGATCGCTTATGGGGATCTAGTTTATGCT gTTGGTGGTTTTGATGGTGCCAGTCGTTTGCGGAGTGCAGAAACCTACAACCCGCAGACTAACATCTGGTGTGATATTGCATCTATGTACAGCCCACGCAGCAACTTTGGCATTGAG GTAGTTGATGATCAGTTGTTTGCTGTGGGAGGGTTTAATGGATTCAGCACCACGTCTGATGTGGAGTGCTACGATGAGAAGACAAATGAATG GTCTGATGCAAATGAAATGGCCATATTCCGCAGTGCTCTGAGTTGTTGTGTAGTATCAGGATTATCTAACATGGCACAGTATGCTGCCCAGCGAGACGCAGTCCAGATACAAGACGAGTCTGACACTGAATGA